The genomic segment TGACGACGGCCGGCTCCGTTCCGCGCCGCGTCTCGAGCGCCGATTCGACGCTCTCGGCACCTTCGACGACGGCTTCGATGCCGAGCGACGTCACCCGATATCGAGAGTCGTCGAAGTACGCGGCGAGGTCGGTCGTGCTCGAGCCGTAGCCCGCCTCGGCGAGCGGGACGCCGTCTACCAGGTGACGTCCGTTCGCGGTTACTCGTCCCGTAGACGGAAACGCAGGGACCGCGACCGCCAGATCGGCACCGATCGCGTCGATCGCGGCGTCGACTTCCGCGACGACGTTGCCTCGTAGCGTCGAATCGATCTTCTTGTAGACGACCGGACACTCGTCCGCGAGCAGGCCCGAGACGGTTGCACCTGCGGTTTCGGGAGCGACGCTTCGCGTGTTCGCATCGATCGTGAGGACGTCTACCGCCGCCGTCGCTTGCCGTTCCAGTTCGCCGGTCTCCGGGCCGCGAAGGAGCACGCGAACCGACCGACCTCCGGCGGCGAATCCGTATCCCGTATCCATCGCACCGGTGTAGTCGTCCGCGATAACGAGCGCGTTCGCCATACGCCTACGTCTCGGGTACCGCTACAAAACAGTTCGTCTCGAGGTGACTCCGAGGACCGTCTCGTCGGACGTCGTACTTCTATCTACGTGATACGTTCCCCTCGACGTCATTTCTACGCGGTAGTCGGTCTATTCGCCCTCCGTGCCCTTCCCCGGACGGTTGCTCCGATATCCCGTGGATCAGCCACCTTACAACCAAAGCCAAATCTCTTTATTCTGTCGTATCCAACGCCATCGCATGGCAATTGTCGCATCAGTTGACGGTGACGACGGATCGAAAGCGGTCGTGAACGAGGCGGCAACGCTGGCGGACCGCTTCGACGAACCGCTCCACGTCATCTCCGTGTACGAGCGTTCGGAGCACGAGCACCTCATCAACGAGAAAATCGACGTGGATCGAGAAGCGTCACAGGAGGAGCGAGGAGAGATCGCTAGAACGGTCGCCGAACGAGCTTCCGAGGGGCTCTCACGGGAGCACGAGGCGATCGGGAAGGCGGGGAATCCGGCCGAAGAAATCCTCGACTACGCGTCCGAAACGGACGCCAGATACCTCGTTATCGGCGGGCGAAAACGATCGCCGATCGGTAAAGCGCTGTTCGGTAGC from the Natronococcus sp. AD-5 genome contains:
- a CDS encoding universal stress protein → MAIVASVDGDDGSKAVVNEAATLADRFDEPLHVISVYERSEHEHLINEKIDVDREASQEERGEIARTVAERASEGLSREHEAIGKAGNPAEEILDYASETDARYLVIGGRKRSPIGKALFGSVTQSVLLEADQPVVAVMTGD